A window from Dehalobacter sp. DCA encodes these proteins:
- a CDS encoding glycosyltransferase produces MEKKKILLGSPVCQKSNILREFLDSLTRLEQEDVCIEYIFVDDNHEEESSRQLLLFAQNKPVRLYQSVDKEKNPETYVCDDATHHWKEHLIWKVAKFKDFMIQKAIEGSYDYLFLVDSDLLLYPQTITHLIGTGKDIISEIFWTTWYPETPELPNVWLYDSYDLVRRLRGESLTPEEQMKRQQAFLNQLKVPGVYEVGGLGACTLIGRKALLQGICFREIENLTLWGEDRHFCIRAKALGLDLFVDTHYPAYHIYRELALAGVSDFKKKCDTDKGRLEVKERTNEKYLSVHRPKLTLSMIMKNEANRYLEKVLQEHRHSIDEAVIIDDGSTDNSVDLCRKILRGIPYQIIQNPVSKFQNEVELRKQQWEETVRTNPEWILNLDADEMFERKFKEKVQDLICNPDVDLYFFRLYDFWDDNHYREDKYWQAHSIYRPFLIRYRPDFQAEWNETPLHCGRFPKNITMLSYALGDMRIKHLGWADPKDRLAKYLRYLQLDPESRYGWKEQYESILDPNPRLVEWEESPLR; encoded by the coding sequence ATGGAGAAGAAAAAGATTCTGCTGGGAAGCCCTGTCTGCCAAAAATCCAATATCTTAAGAGAATTTCTTGATTCGCTAACCAGACTGGAACAGGAAGATGTATGCATCGAGTATATTTTTGTTGATGATAATCATGAGGAAGAGTCCAGCCGGCAGCTGCTGCTTTTCGCCCAAAACAAACCGGTCAGACTGTATCAATCCGTGGACAAAGAAAAGAATCCTGAAACCTACGTATGTGATGACGCAACCCATCACTGGAAAGAGCACCTGATATGGAAGGTTGCTAAGTTTAAAGATTTTATGATTCAAAAAGCGATTGAAGGTTCTTACGATTATTTGTTTTTAGTTGATTCGGATTTGCTTCTTTATCCTCAAACTATTACCCACCTGATTGGAACCGGCAAAGATATTATCTCCGAAATCTTCTGGACGACGTGGTATCCGGAAACTCCGGAGCTGCCCAATGTGTGGCTGTATGACAGCTATGATCTGGTTCGCAGGCTCAGAGGGGAGAGCCTGACCCCGGAGGAACAAATGAAAAGGCAGCAGGCTTTTCTCAATCAATTGAAAGTCCCCGGCGTTTACGAGGTCGGAGGTCTCGGAGCATGCACGCTGATCGGCAGAAAAGCCCTGCTTCAAGGAATCTGTTTCAGGGAAATAGAGAATTTAACTTTATGGGGAGAAGACCGCCATTTTTGCATCCGGGCCAAGGCACTGGGGTTGGACTTGTTTGTGGATACGCATTATCCGGCTTATCACATTTACCGGGAATTAGCGCTGGCGGGGGTAAGTGATTTTAAGAAAAAGTGCGACACCGATAAAGGTAGACTAGAAGTAAAAGAGAGAACAAATGAAAAATATTTAAGTGTTCATAGACCGAAATTAACGCTGTCGATGATTATGAAAAATGAAGCAAATCGCTATCTGGAAAAAGTGTTGCAAGAACACAGGCACTCTATAGATGAAGCTGTCATTATTGATGACGGCAGCACGGACAACAGTGTCGATCTTTGCCGGAAGATCCTTCGGGGGATTCCGTATCAGATCATTCAGAACCCGGTATCAAAATTTCAAAATGAAGTGGAACTTAGAAAACAGCAGTGGGAAGAAACGGTCCGGACAAATCCGGAATGGATCCTAAACCTGGATGCAGACGAAATGTTCGAACGTAAATTTAAGGAGAAAGTCCAGGATTTAATCTGTAATCCTGATGTGGACCTTTATTTTTTCCGTTTATATGATTTCTGGGATGACAATCATTACAGAGAAGATAAGTACTGGCAAGCCCATTCCATTTATCGGCCTTTCTTGATCAGGTATAGGCCGGATTTTCAAGCTGAGTGGAATGAAACCCCCCTGCACTGCGGGAGGTTTCCCAAAAATATTACAATGCTTTCCTATGCTTTAGGCGATATGAGGATCAAACATCTGGGCTGGGCGGACCCGAAAGACCGTTTGGCGAAGTACCTGCGGTATTTGCAGCTTGATCCTGAATCGCGTTATGGCTGGAAAGAACAGTATGAGTCTATCCTTGACCCGAACCCCCGACTGGTCGAATGGGAAGAGAGTCCATTGCGTTAG
- a CDS encoding class I SAM-dependent methyltransferase, whose protein sequence is MEVFFEYSGFRLIHCLKCDLIMNEHVALSMQGSSPDSLIDATYDDSWIMMRQQYIQDTFLQHASFNILLLEVFCPHKGDLLEIGSGTGEFIFMAKNAGWKATGVEPSEKACIFADERFGIQMINHVWQTGVLEQNKKFEAIVFWHVMEHMADPVGFLKGISGLLKPDGKIFFSIPNRDSFTNAVYGPYSPLFMERDHLFHYNAVNLTLLLEKAGLKPVSLFSRETYQKMESDLNALSKISNRPDSGSLDQMMGMIARLQSQHQGHELFCIAVSLFL, encoded by the coding sequence TTGGAAGTTTTTTTTGAATACAGCGGATTCAGACTGATTCATTGCCTGAAATGCGACTTAATTATGAATGAGCACGTTGCTTTGAGCATGCAGGGCAGCAGCCCGGACAGTCTGATTGACGCAACGTATGACGACAGCTGGATCATGATGCGCCAGCAGTACATCCAGGATACTTTTCTGCAGCATGCAAGTTTTAATATTTTGCTGCTGGAAGTGTTTTGCCCCCATAAAGGTGACCTTCTGGAAATCGGTTCCGGTACAGGTGAATTTATTTTCATGGCCAAAAATGCGGGATGGAAGGCCACGGGTGTAGAACCGTCTGAAAAGGCATGTATATTTGCTGATGAACGATTCGGAATTCAAATGATCAATCATGTATGGCAGACCGGCGTATTGGAACAAAATAAAAAATTTGAGGCAATCGTATTTTGGCATGTTATGGAGCATATGGCTGATCCGGTGGGATTCCTCAAAGGAATATCCGGCTTGTTAAAACCGGATGGGAAAATATTTTTCAGCATTCCGAACAGGGATTCATTCACCAACGCGGTTTACGGACCTTATTCCCCGCTTTTTATGGAAAGGGATCATCTGTTTCATTATAATGCTGTGAATCTGACCCTGCTTCTGGAAAAGGCAGGACTCAAACCGGTTTCACTTTTTTCGAGGGAAACGTATCAAAAAATGGAATCGGACCTGAACGCTTTATCAAAAATATCGAACAGGCCCGATAGCGGATCCCTCGATCAGATGATGGGAATGATAGCGCGGCTGCAGTCTCAGCACCAGGGGCATGAACTGTTCTGTATTGCAGTTTCATTATTTTTATAG
- a CDS encoding MFS transporter, which yields MPDLKNTPSITRLPNGSNWKNDTVLFIASQTLSLFGTSLVQYAMMWYITLSTQSGVMMTVYIICGFLPTFLLSPFAGVWADRYNRKNLIMLSDTLIAAVTLILAILFLLGYKTVWLLFVMAALRAFGTAVQTPAVGAFLPQLVPQDKLTKVNGINGSIQSLVMLVSPMISGALLAIAAIETIFFIDVVTAAIAVTVLFVFLRVAAHAKALQKQTVSYFGDLREGIRYVLNHPFLKIFFLFTAVFFFLAAPSAFLTPLQVTRSFGNDVWRLTAIEVAFSLGMVIGGLGMASWGGLKNRVNTMTLAALMIGVCTLALGVVPVFWIYLLFMFLIGVVMPIFNVPAMVLLQEKVEGDFLGRVFGVLTMISSSMMPLGMLVFGPLADVIKIEWMLIVTGVLLFIQGFFLLGNKTRIEPERQEQPAGKP from the coding sequence ATGCCTGACCTGAAAAATACGCCAAGCATAACGAGATTGCCAAACGGATCGAACTGGAAGAACGACACTGTTCTGTTTATAGCAAGCCAGACGCTCTCGCTTTTTGGGACATCGCTGGTTCAGTACGCGATGATGTGGTACATCACCTTAAGCACGCAATCCGGCGTGATGATGACGGTTTATATCATCTGCGGATTTTTGCCGACATTTTTGCTTTCTCCGTTTGCCGGAGTCTGGGCTGACCGTTATAACCGTAAAAACCTGATCATGCTGTCGGACACGCTCATTGCGGCAGTTACCCTTATTCTGGCCATTCTTTTTTTGCTGGGCTACAAAACCGTCTGGCTTCTGTTTGTGATGGCTGCCCTGCGTGCGTTTGGAACGGCTGTTCAGACGCCAGCTGTAGGTGCATTTTTACCTCAGCTCGTTCCGCAGGATAAGCTGACCAAGGTCAACGGCATCAACGGCAGTATTCAGTCGCTGGTCATGCTGGTATCACCGATGATCAGCGGAGCATTGTTAGCCATAGCTGCAATTGAAACAATCTTTTTTATTGATGTGGTCACAGCTGCCATTGCTGTGACGGTATTGTTTGTATTCCTGAGGGTAGCTGCCCATGCCAAAGCCTTGCAGAAGCAAACCGTCAGTTACTTCGGTGATCTGAGAGAAGGGATCCGGTATGTTCTTAACCATCCGTTTTTGAAAATTTTCTTTCTATTTACAGCTGTTTTCTTTTTCCTGGCAGCGCCTTCTGCGTTTTTAACCCCGCTTCAGGTTACACGCAGTTTTGGTAATGATGTCTGGCGGCTGACTGCAATTGAAGTTGCGTTTTCGCTTGGCATGGTTATCGGCGGACTCGGGATGGCATCCTGGGGAGGCCTCAAAAACCGGGTAAACACGATGACCCTGGCAGCGTTAATGATTGGGGTATGTACTCTCGCGCTTGGGGTCGTTCCGGTTTTTTGGATTTACCTTCTTTTTATGTTCCTGATCGGGGTCGTCATGCCCATCTTCAATGTCCCGGCAATGGTTCTGCTGCAAGAAAAAGTGGAAGGGGATTTTCTAGGCAGGGTATTCGGTGTTCTGACTATGATATCAAGTTCCATGATGCCGCTTGGGATGTTGGTGTTCGGTCCTTTAGCTGATGTAATTAAAATAGAGTGGATGCTGATCGTGACCGGTGTGCTGCTGTTTATTCAGGGGTTTTTTCTGCTTGGAAATAAAACCCGGATTGAGCCGGAAAGACAAGAGCAGCCTGCCGGAAAACCTTAA
- a CDS encoding phosphodiester glycosidase family protein, giving the protein MAAVNASFFNAINAGTGYADGPIVQDGSLLSTAGWYNQNKNEMASLSLSNYGELSIDYWKNEIQLIGPDSAPFVVSQYNQPSRRNYTDITVLDKKWGASTLGASAAYPDLVEVLVSDGRVVEVRQAQSAAAIPTNGFVIISRGEQAAKLVQSLQIGGQASLSLNSTPDWSGLQMSVTGASVLVKDGQIPDKFSYNVSSFNQNNPRTLAGSTQDGKQLILVTVDGRQDNSIGLTQKESAALMLQLGAYNAMILDGGGSTTMVARTPGTKQLQVANVPSEGTLRPVVNAIGIFSLAPAGTLSRLIIETESPNVFVNTSRSFTLKGVDQYANPVDIDPEDVKWGVSGIKGTFSGSTLRPTSVGDGKVTAKVGDLTAELDVCSLSAPARLILSTNEIKAPSGQSQTIQVTGCSLEGFTARIQPEDIQWKVYGSIGIEECLNGVFQSQNAGTGYIKASVGNVHAYCAVAVSSESTENKYAFEDSLGTFSASSENVRGSYRISSGQVYAGQTSGELMYDFLNTEDPGEASILFGNKGIPLNANTSGLAVWVYNSLENTNKLMGEVIDANGKKHQVQFSADMSWNGWRQVSASLGSINSPCYLTRLYVRNTDPSNSGGMIYWDELTASVSNHPAIDTAKIPQNTVLADKANRAATFSAGSSNFRFAVFGSSVQPSSKSKQQSLMQLNTFINKNMDLAIYTGASAAKLAGGVTKPAMKTGSGYKIFHYKNSTFIQLDCSKGGLRRTNPAQWTSLFKELDSSKGDQIFVSMDCAPGSFVNAKEAALLKDTLADYHKETGKNIYVFYPGSTDQVQLDRGVRYISCAGFNTSAAGKQANKLIVTVLDDQVTYEFKAL; this is encoded by the coding sequence GTGGCAGCGGTGAATGCCAGCTTTTTCAACGCAATAAATGCGGGAACCGGCTATGCCGACGGGCCAATCGTTCAAGATGGTAGCTTGTTGTCGACAGCCGGCTGGTATAATCAAAATAAAAATGAAATGGCTTCTTTAAGCTTAAGCAATTACGGCGAATTGAGTATTGACTATTGGAAAAATGAGATTCAATTGATTGGCCCTGATTCTGCGCCGTTTGTTGTTTCTCAGTACAACCAGCCCAGCCGTCGGAATTATACCGATATTACCGTTCTTGATAAGAAATGGGGGGCTTCCACACTAGGGGCTTCGGCTGCCTATCCTGACCTGGTTGAAGTTCTTGTATCTGACGGCCGGGTTGTGGAGGTGCGTCAGGCTCAGTCAGCTGCAGCGATTCCTACTAATGGCTTTGTAATCATCTCCAGGGGAGAACAAGCAGCAAAACTGGTGCAAAGTTTGCAAATTGGCGGACAAGCTTCTCTAAGCCTAAACTCAACTCCGGACTGGTCCGGCCTTCAAATGTCAGTCACCGGAGCTTCTGTTCTGGTTAAAGACGGTCAGATACCCGATAAATTCTCATATAATGTTAGCAGCTTTAATCAGAATAATCCCCGCACGCTCGCAGGAAGTACGCAGGACGGCAAACAACTGATTCTGGTTACTGTGGACGGAAGACAGGACAACAGTATCGGTCTTACCCAAAAAGAGTCAGCAGCACTGATGCTGCAGCTGGGCGCTTACAATGCCATGATACTTGACGGAGGCGGGTCAACGACCATGGTGGCCCGAACCCCTGGGACAAAGCAGCTCCAGGTTGCCAATGTCCCTTCAGAGGGAACATTAAGGCCAGTTGTGAACGCCATCGGGATTTTTTCTTTGGCTCCTGCCGGAACGCTTTCAAGATTAATCATTGAAACCGAAAGTCCAAATGTTTTTGTCAATACTTCGAGAAGTTTTACACTTAAAGGAGTAGACCAATACGCGAACCCGGTGGACATTGACCCTGAGGATGTGAAGTGGGGAGTCAGCGGTATCAAAGGCACGTTTTCAGGAAGTACGCTTCGTCCGACTTCCGTGGGGGATGGAAAAGTCACCGCAAAGGTAGGGGATTTGACGGCTGAGTTGGATGTTTGCTCTTTAAGCGCCCCCGCAAGGCTTATTCTGAGTACCAATGAAATCAAGGCGCCGTCAGGGCAAAGCCAGACGATACAGGTTACAGGCTGCAGTCTGGAGGGATTTACAGCTCGGATTCAGCCGGAAGATATTCAGTGGAAGGTATACGGCAGCATCGGCATCGAAGAATGTCTTAATGGTGTCTTCCAGTCTCAGAACGCAGGTACAGGCTATATCAAGGCTTCCGTCGGCAATGTTCATGCCTACTGTGCGGTTGCCGTATCTTCAGAAAGTACGGAAAATAAATATGCTTTTGAAGACAGCCTTGGGACATTTTCTGCAAGCTCGGAAAATGTCAGGGGTTCTTACCGGATCAGCAGCGGGCAGGTTTATGCAGGTCAAACATCCGGAGAACTGATGTATGATTTTCTTAATACGGAGGACCCTGGTGAGGCATCCATCCTTTTTGGAAATAAAGGGATCCCGCTTAACGCCAATACGTCAGGACTTGCCGTTTGGGTTTATAATTCTCTGGAGAATACCAACAAACTCATGGGAGAAGTTATAGATGCCAACGGTAAAAAGCATCAGGTCCAATTTTCAGCGGATATGAGCTGGAATGGATGGAGACAGGTCAGCGCTTCTCTCGGAAGTATCAATTCCCCGTGCTATTTGACAAGACTCTATGTCCGGAACACGGATCCTTCCAATAGCGGCGGAATGATTTATTGGGATGAGCTTACGGCAAGCGTGAGCAATCATCCTGCCATCGATACTGCCAAGATACCCCAAAATACTGTACTCGCTGATAAGGCCAACCGGGCGGCAACGTTCTCTGCGGGATCAAGCAATTTCAGGTTTGCGGTGTTCGGCAGCAGCGTGCAGCCCAGCAGCAAATCCAAACAACAAAGCTTGATGCAACTGAATACGTTTATCAATAAAAATATGGATCTTGCCATTTACACCGGAGCAAGCGCTGCCAAATTAGCCGGAGGAGTGACCAAGCCTGCTATGAAAACTGGCAGCGGGTATAAAATTTTTCATTACAAGAACAGTACTTTCATTCAGCTTGATTGCAGCAAAGGAGGGCTTCGGAGAACTAACCCGGCGCAATGGACCTCGCTGTTCAAAGAATTAGACAGCAGCAAAGGCGATCAAATCTTTGTATCCATGGACTGTGCTCCTGGTTCGTTTGTTAATGCCAAAGAAGCTGCTTTACTTAAGGATACTTTAGCGGATTACCACAAGGAGACCGGCAAAAATATCTATGTCTTTTATCCGGGCTCCACGGATCAAGTTCAGTTGGACAGGGGAGTACGTTACATTTCCTGTGCGGGCTTCAACACTTCCGCAGCAGGCAAACAGGCCAATAAGCTGATCGTTACCGTTCTGGATGATCAAGTTACCTACGAATTTAAAGCGCTATAA
- a CDS encoding glycosyltransferase: MVTISLCMIVKNEEKTLGRCLESVRDIPDEMIIVDTGSTDQTKMIAARYQAKVYDFAWIDDFAAARNFSFAQATQNYILWLDADDVLLEDDRNKLQQLKETLNPQVDIVMMRYNLGVDDKGNAVCTFFRERLLKRSMNYTWQDPIHEYIKIEGNIINSDICVTHKKVERKTARNLEIFEKIISEGRILSDRNCFYYARELYINSRIDEAIQYYDKFLDTEGGLLSNYIDASIDMSNCYLSKNDRRNVLKALLRSMEHDLPRAEVCCQIGHLYKTAEDYPKAIFWYELATTIKKPEESWGSVVHDCYGYIPCMELCACYFKSGNLAEAIRYNKKAGEYKPEDKLVLHNQKYFETLLGSVVSKN, translated from the coding sequence ATGGTCACAATTAGCCTGTGCATGATTGTAAAAAATGAGGAAAAGACGCTCGGAAGATGTCTCGAAAGTGTCAGAGATATACCCGATGAAATGATTATTGTGGATACTGGTTCGACGGACCAAACCAAAATGATTGCTGCCCGTTATCAAGCTAAGGTCTATGATTTTGCCTGGATAGATGATTTTGCAGCAGCCAGGAATTTTTCTTTTGCCCAAGCTACCCAGAACTATATTCTCTGGCTGGATGCGGATGATGTGCTGCTGGAGGATGACAGGAATAAGCTCCAGCAGCTGAAAGAGACCCTGAATCCGCAAGTGGATATTGTGATGATGAGATACAACCTTGGCGTTGATGATAAAGGGAATGCTGTCTGTACTTTTTTCCGGGAAAGACTCCTGAAAAGGTCGATGAACTATACCTGGCAAGACCCGATTCACGAATATATAAAAATTGAAGGAAACATTATCAACTCGGACATTTGTGTGACCCATAAAAAAGTTGAACGGAAGACCGCAAGAAATCTGGAGATCTTTGAAAAAATTATTTCCGAAGGCCGGATCTTAAGCGACAGAAATTGTTTCTATTACGCACGGGAGCTTTATATTAACAGCAGAATTGACGAAGCCATTCAATACTACGACAAATTCCTCGATACCGAGGGAGGGCTTTTATCTAATTATATTGATGCCAGCATCGATATGAGCAACTGCTATTTGAGCAAAAATGACCGGAGAAATGTGCTTAAAGCTTTGCTGCGAAGTATGGAGCACGATCTTCCCAGGGCAGAAGTCTGCTGCCAGATCGGTCATTTGTATAAAACTGCGGAGGATTATCCCAAAGCAATATTCTGGTATGAGCTGGCAACCACGATAAAAAAGCCGGAAGAAAGCTGGGGGTCTGTCGTCCATGATTGTTACGGTTATATTCCGTGTATGGAGCTTTGCGCCTGTTACTTTAAATCCGGTAACCTGGCGGAGGCCATCCGTTATAACAAGAAAGCCGGCGAGTATAAGCCGGAAGACAAGCTGGTCCTGCATAATCAAAAATATTTTGAAACTTTACTGGGCAGCGTCGTCAGTAAAAATTAA
- a CDS encoding DNRLRE domain-containing protein, which translates to MIELIHTFYAAADAYITSLTPTENNGKTGTMYTGLDPYSGSIYRNLLRFDLAMLEPNITIQKAVLRLYLTTRYQAGAPQQLDIYRLTAAFEETAVTWDNAPGSVLTPDYTLVDDNNPNGYIDITMTDLVKDWYITPAANYGIMLQTTELTNSLLAFRTREYAESAMWPMLIIEYSLTHTVIYTSPVIGDFSYLSTSFVLEGHALETAYTITYDSAAPTAGLAIVEQSQDDDAWAQSSSISLDPGETRTMNISTPMVYERLSFVNAANAAMTDTVGSTIDVNTNIDNSNETALRYESSNTLLPVDPDTGVMTLAVADTTTIIITAKYLDNFNYFSFEVIAAP; encoded by the coding sequence GTGATAGAATTGATTCACACATTTTACGCGGCAGCCGATGCCTATATAACCAGTCTTACCCCAACGGAAAACAATGGAAAGACAGGTACAATGTATACAGGCCTGGATCCGTATTCCGGTTCAATCTACAGAAACTTGCTAAGGTTTGACCTCGCCATGCTTGAACCCAATATTACCATCCAGAAAGCGGTACTCCGGCTTTATCTGACTACGCGTTATCAAGCAGGCGCGCCGCAGCAGCTGGATATTTATCGTTTAACCGCTGCCTTTGAAGAAACTGCTGTAACCTGGGATAATGCTCCCGGATCCGTTTTAACTCCTGATTATACGCTGGTTGATGATAACAACCCTAATGGCTATATCGATATCACCATGACCGATCTGGTGAAAGACTGGTATATTACACCCGCCGCCAATTATGGCATTATGCTTCAAACTACAGAGCTTACAAATTCCCTTTTGGCCTTCAGGACAAGAGAATATGCCGAAAGTGCCATGTGGCCTATGCTGATTATCGAGTATTCCCTGACCCATACCGTCATTTACACCAGTCCTGTAATCGGTGACTTCTCCTATTTATCCACAAGCTTTGTTTTAGAAGGGCATGCCTTAGAAACAGCTTATACAATCACCTATGATTCAGCGGCCCCAACAGCAGGTCTTGCTATTGTGGAGCAAAGCCAGGATGATGATGCTTGGGCCCAGTCATCCTCTATTAGTTTGGACCCTGGAGAGACCAGAACAATGAATATTTCTACACCTATGGTCTATGAAAGGCTGTCATTTGTAAATGCTGCAAACGCCGCTATGACGGATACCGTCGGCAGTACAATCGATGTCAATACCAATATTGATAATTCCAATGAAACTGCTTTACGTTACGAATCATCGAATACGCTTCTTCCTGTTGACCCTGATACCGGGGTTATGACGCTAGCAGTTGCGGATACGACGACAATTATCATAACCGCCAAGTACCTGGATAACTTCAACTACTTTAGTTTTGAAGTAATTGCAGCTCCTTAA
- the rsgA gene encoding ribosome small subunit-dependent GTPase A, producing the protein MNNNFLAAYGLNDRFAQEATLYPGLYLARVIEQHRDFYQVIAENGELQAEVSGKFIFNARNNADFPAVGDWIMIDRLNERSGNAIIHQVLRRQSVFERKAAGTTHAVQIVAANIDVVFICMSLNYDFNVRRLERYLTIAFNSMATPVIVLTKADLCTDLDRKLQKISDVCAGTDVIVCSSMTENGYRDILTYIANGKTVALIGSSGVGKSTLINRLLGQEVLATREIRDDDRGRHTTTSRQLLQLPNGGLVIDTPGMRELQIESGDLAQTFDDIAEFAQKCRFKDCSHTTEPRCAVRKAIENGELLQDRVNSYQKLQKELAYEGLNSRQLEQEKIKSMFGSKGEMKQAMRQFKNKKQR; encoded by the coding sequence ATGAATAACAACTTTTTAGCTGCCTACGGGCTGAATGATCGTTTTGCACAAGAAGCAACTTTATATCCGGGTTTATATTTAGCAAGGGTCATTGAACAGCACCGGGATTTCTATCAAGTGATCGCTGAAAATGGCGAGCTGCAGGCTGAGGTCTCCGGCAAGTTTATTTTTAACGCCAGAAATAACGCAGATTTTCCGGCCGTCGGGGATTGGATCATGATTGACCGCTTAAACGAGCGTTCCGGCAACGCGATCATTCACCAGGTGCTTCGCCGCCAAAGTGTCTTTGAGCGGAAAGCTGCAGGAACAACCCATGCTGTCCAGATTGTCGCGGCCAATATTGATGTCGTATTTATCTGCATGTCCCTAAACTATGATTTTAACGTGCGCAGGCTGGAACGCTACCTTACCATTGCTTTCAACAGCATGGCAACTCCAGTCATTGTTCTGACCAAGGCTGACCTCTGCACGGATTTAGACAGAAAGCTTCAAAAAATTTCGGATGTCTGTGCCGGCACAGACGTCATTGTCTGTTCAAGTATGACAGAAAACGGTTACCGGGATATTTTAACCTATATTGCCAATGGTAAAACAGTTGCCCTTATCGGTTCTTCCGGTGTCGGAAAATCGACCCTGATTAACCGCCTGCTGGGCCAGGAAGTGTTAGCTACCCGGGAGATCCGTGATGACGACAGAGGCCGGCATACAACGACCAGCCGCCAGCTGCTGCAGCTTCCTAACGGAGGCCTTGTCATTGACACGCCAGGGATGCGGGAGCTGCAGATTGAATCCGGTGATCTGGCCCAAACGTTCGATGATATTGCGGAATTTGCCCAAAAGTGCAGATTCAAAGATTGTTCCCACACCACGGAACCGCGATGCGCGGTACGCAAAGCGATTGAAAATGGTGAACTGCTGCAAGACCGGGTAAACAGCTATCAGAAACTGCAAAAAGAGCTTGCTTACGAAGGTTTAAATTCGCGGCAGCTTGAGCAGGAAAAAATCAAAAGCATGTTCGGCAGCAAAGGCGAAATGAAGCAGGCCATGCGCCAGTTCAAAAATAAGAAACAAAGATAG
- a CDS encoding NADP-dependent isocitrate dehydrogenase: MQKIQMNVPLVEMDGDEMTRIIWKSIKEILLLPYIDLKTEYYDLGLEYRDQTNDQVTIDAAMANKKYGVAVKCATITPNAQRVEEYNLKEMWKSPNGTIRAILDGTVLRAPIVVKGITPMVSAWKKPITIARHAYGDVYRNVEYKVPGAGKAELVFTSETGEVNRQTIFDFAGKGVIMGMHNVDKSIESFARSCFNYALDVKQDLWFATKDTISKLYDHTFKDIFQEIFDAEYKQKFADADIEYFYTLIDDAVARVIRSEGGYIWACKNYDGDVMSDMIATAFGSLAMMTSVLVSPDGCYEYEAAHGTVTRHYYKHLKGEETSTNAMATLFAWTGALRKRGEIDGLKDLIEFADQLEAASLQTIEAGIMTKDLALISDLPEKTVVSTDGFLLETKRTLDRIRG; this comes from the coding sequence ATGCAGAAAATCCAAATGAACGTCCCACTGGTAGAGATGGATGGCGATGAGATGACCAGAATCATCTGGAAATCCATTAAAGAGATCTTGCTTCTACCCTATATCGATTTAAAAACTGAGTATTACGATCTTGGCCTGGAATACCGGGATCAGACGAATGACCAGGTTACGATCGATGCCGCTATGGCCAACAAGAAATATGGCGTTGCCGTAAAGTGCGCTACCATTACGCCGAATGCCCAAAGGGTTGAAGAGTACAATCTGAAAGAAATGTGGAAGAGTCCGAATGGCACCATCCGAGCGATTCTGGATGGAACGGTTTTACGAGCGCCGATTGTTGTGAAAGGCATCACACCAATGGTCTCTGCCTGGAAGAAACCGATCACGATTGCCCGTCATGCTTATGGTGATGTTTATCGCAATGTCGAATACAAAGTCCCGGGCGCTGGAAAGGCGGAACTCGTTTTCACCAGTGAAACCGGTGAAGTGAACCGTCAGACGATTTTTGACTTTGCTGGCAAAGGCGTCATTATGGGAATGCATAATGTCGACAAATCCATTGAGAGTTTTGCGCGTTCCTGCTTTAACTATGCGCTCGATGTCAAGCAGGATCTATGGTTTGCGACCAAAGACACGATTTCCAAACTGTACGATCATACCTTCAAGGATATTTTCCAGGAAATCTTTGATGCGGAGTACAAGCAGAAATTTGCCGATGCGGATATTGAGTACTTCTACACGCTGATTGACGATGCAGTGGCCCGTGTTATCCGTTCCGAGGGCGGATATATCTGGGCATGTAAAAACTATGACGGGGACGTGATGTCCGATATGATCGCGACAGCTTTCGGCAGTCTGGCCATGATGACATCGGTTCTGGTATCTCCCGATGGCTGCTATGAATATGAGGCAGCACACGGGACAGTAACCCGTCACTATTACAAGCATCTTAAAGGCGAAGAAACCTCAACGAATGCGATGGCTACCCTGTTTGCCTGGACCGGAGCATTAAGAAAACGCGGCGAAATCGACGGACTGAAAGATCTGATCGAGTTTGCAGATCAGTTGGAAGCCGCTTCCCTGCAGACAATCGAAGCAGGAATTATGACCAAAGACCTGGCCCTGATTTCCGATCTTCCTGAAAAGACGGTTGTCAGCACGGACGGATTCCTACTTGAAACCAAAAGGACCCTGGACAGAATCCGTGGTTAA